The proteins below are encoded in one region of Tautonia marina:
- the rplV gene encoding 50S ribosomal protein L22 translates to MKTQSPYPYKASHRFARMSVLKIRKVLDLIRGKYADEALQILKYLPHRGARYTEKVLKSAMANAEDQGVRNPGDLIVADARGDGAAMFKRLMPRARGMAHLIRRRSCHITIGLADLETALAGPEAARQPAEDAAE, encoded by the coding sequence ATGAAGACCCAGAGCCCCTACCCCTACAAGGCCTCCCACCGGTTCGCCCGGATGTCGGTCCTGAAGATCCGCAAGGTCCTCGACCTGATCCGTGGCAAATACGCCGACGAGGCGCTGCAGATCCTCAAGTACCTGCCTCACCGAGGTGCCCGGTACACCGAGAAGGTGCTCAAGAGCGCCATGGCCAACGCCGAGGACCAGGGGGTCCGCAACCCCGGCGACCTGATCGTCGCCGACGCTCGAGGCGACGGCGCCGCGATGTTCAAGCGTCTCATGCCCCGAGCCCGAGGCATGGCCCACTTGATCCGCCGCCGGAGCTGCCACATCACCATCGGCCTGGCCGACCTCGAAACCGCCCTTGCCGGTCCCGAGGCCGCCCGCCAGCCGGCCGAAGACGCCGCCGAGTGA
- the rplB gene encoding 50S ribosomal protein L2 — MGIRVYKPTSPGRRNASVSDFSELTDKKKKPEKRLTEPLKKTGGRNNQGKITVRHRGGGHKRLYRIIDWKRNDRDGQPAQVTHIEYDPNRSARIALIQFEDGTKRYIIAPEGLTAGMTVVTGPDAEPKVGNCLPLAKIPTGMVIHNIEMQPGGGAKMCRSAGTSATLTAREATWAQLTLPSGEVRRVPVMCRATIGPVGNSDHMNVVLGKAGRKRWLGRRPHVRGTAMNPIDHPMGGGEGRTSGGRHPCSPTGLPAKGGKTRKRRKPSNSAIIRRRKSVRYGQLKI, encoded by the coding sequence ATGGGCATCCGCGTCTACAAGCCGACCAGCCCCGGGCGCCGCAACGCCTCGGTCAGCGACTTCTCCGAGCTGACCGACAAGAAGAAAAAGCCCGAGAAGCGCCTGACCGAACCGCTGAAGAAGACCGGCGGCCGGAACAACCAGGGCAAGATCACCGTCCGGCACCGCGGCGGCGGACACAAGCGTCTTTACCGGATCATCGACTGGAAGCGCAACGACCGCGACGGTCAGCCGGCTCAGGTCACTCATATCGAGTACGACCCGAACCGCTCCGCCCGCATCGCCTTGATCCAGTTCGAGGACGGCACGAAGCGCTACATTATCGCCCCCGAGGGCTTGACCGCCGGCATGACCGTTGTCACCGGCCCGGACGCCGAGCCGAAGGTCGGCAACTGCCTGCCCCTGGCCAAGATCCCGACCGGCATGGTCATCCACAACATCGAGATGCAGCCCGGAGGCGGGGCCAAGATGTGCCGGTCGGCCGGCACCAGCGCCACCCTGACCGCCCGAGAAGCGACCTGGGCCCAGTTGACCCTCCCCTCCGGAGAGGTCCGCCGCGTGCCGGTCATGTGCCGGGCGACCATCGGTCCGGTCGGCAATTCCGACCACATGAACGTGGTCCTGGGCAAGGCCGGCCGCAAGCGATGGCTCGGCCGTCGTCCTCATGTTCGGGGCACGGCCATGAACCCGATCGACCACCCGATGGGTGGTGGCGAAGGACGCACCTCAGGCGGCCGTCACCCGTGCTCGCCGACCGGCCTGCCGGCCAAGGGCGGCAAGACCCGCAAGCGCCGCAAGCCGTCGAACTCGGCCATCATTCGCCGCCGCAAGAGTGTTCGTTACGGTCAGTTGAAGATCTAG
- the rplC gene encoding 50S ribosomal protein L3: MNVGLLGRKVGMTQIFEDDGTVVPVTVLECGPCTVLQVRTAERDGYHALQLGFADKKRKNASQAERGHARKVEAEPKRFIREIRQEAPVDVTEGTTLNVDLFTEIPSVDVIGTSKGRGYSGVMKRHGFRGLRATHGVQRMHRHPGSSGPSADPSRVFKGVKKPGQYGNTRVTVRNLKVVRVDAENNLLLVRGAVPGHNGGFVIVRQTNAV; this comes from the coding sequence ATGAATGTCGGGTTGCTGGGTCGCAAGGTCGGAATGACCCAGATTTTTGAAGACGACGGCACGGTTGTGCCCGTGACTGTCCTCGAATGCGGCCCTTGCACCGTGTTGCAAGTTCGCACCGCCGAACGTGACGGCTACCACGCCCTTCAGCTTGGTTTTGCCGACAAGAAGCGCAAGAACGCCTCGCAGGCCGAGCGTGGCCATGCCCGCAAGGTCGAAGCTGAGCCCAAGCGGTTCATCCGCGAGATTCGGCAAGAGGCTCCGGTCGACGTGACCGAAGGAACCACCTTGAACGTCGATCTGTTCACCGAGATTCCCAGCGTTGACGTCATCGGGACGAGCAAGGGGCGTGGTTATTCGGGTGTCATGAAGCGGCACGGCTTCCGCGGCCTTCGGGCCACGCACGGTGTGCAGCGGATGCACCGGCACCCCGGCTCCTCCGGTCCCTCGGCCGACCCGTCCCGCGTCTTCAAGGGGGTCAAGAAGCCCGGCCAGTACGGCAACACCCGCGTCACCGTGCGAAATCTGAAGGTCGTGCGGGTTGACGCCGAGAACAACCTCTTGCTGGTCCGAGGCGCGGTCCCCGGCCACAACGGCGGTTTTGTGATCGTTCGCCAGACGAACGCAGTCTGA
- the rplP gene encoding 50S ribosomal protein L16: protein MAMMPKRVKYRKSQKGRVKGNATRGNYVAFGEYGLQTLEPGRVSAEVLEASRMVLSRAVRGSGGKLYIRVFPHKSITSIPAETRMGKGKGEVDYWAAIVKPGTVLFEVAGISESRARAAFARVAYKLPVNCRFVSRRPTL, encoded by the coding sequence ATGGCCATGATGCCCAAGCGGGTCAAGTATCGAAAAAGCCAAAAAGGTCGCGTAAAAGGTAATGCGACCCGAGGCAACTACGTTGCCTTCGGCGAGTACGGCCTGCAAACCCTCGAACCCGGTCGCGTCAGCGCCGAGGTGCTCGAAGCCAGCCGAATGGTCCTCTCCCGGGCCGTCCGAGGCAGCGGCGGGAAACTCTACATCCGGGTCTTCCCGCACAAGAGCATTACCTCGATTCCGGCCGAAACCCGCATGGGTAAAGGCAAGGGTGAGGTCGACTACTGGGCCGCGATCGTCAAGCCCGGCACCGTTCTGTTCGAGGTCGCCGGCATTTCCGAATCTCGGGCCCGCGCCGCCTTCGCTCGCGTCGCCTACAAACTGCCCGTGAACTGCCGGTTCGTCTCCCGCCGGCCGACGCTCTGA
- the rpsC gene encoding 30S ribosomal protein S3: MGQKIHPTGFRIGVMEDWRSRWYAGKAEFKDLLVEDFKVRKYIKKKYSYAGIPKIEIERTRDAVVVLLHTARPGVIIGRKGAEVEKLQEELQNLTGRRIEIKIVEVNRPEIDAQLVAEDIAEQLGKRASFRRTMKRALDNTMDAGAKGVKVRLSGRLGGAEMSRTEKAAAGSIPLSTLRAKVDYGFAEARTPQGHIGVKVWVHQGDYLKMEAGTDGHDAQAGQVSKKPKRSRKR; encoded by the coding sequence ATGGGACAGAAGATTCATCCGACCGGCTTCCGCATCGGCGTCATGGAAGACTGGCGCAGTCGCTGGTACGCCGGTAAAGCCGAGTTCAAGGACCTCCTCGTCGAGGATTTCAAGGTCCGGAAATACATCAAGAAGAAGTACAGCTACGCCGGCATCCCCAAGATCGAGATCGAGCGCACCCGAGACGCCGTCGTCGTCTTGCTGCACACCGCCCGCCCGGGCGTGATCATCGGTCGCAAGGGGGCCGAGGTCGAGAAGCTCCAGGAGGAGCTGCAAAACCTCACCGGCCGCCGCATTGAAATCAAGATCGTCGAGGTCAACCGCCCCGAGATCGACGCCCAGCTCGTCGCCGAAGATATCGCCGAGCAACTGGGCAAGCGGGCCAGCTTTCGCCGCACCATGAAGCGGGCGCTGGACAACACGATGGACGCCGGCGCCAAGGGGGTCAAGGTCCGTCTTTCGGGCCGCCTCGGCGGGGCCGAAATGTCCCGGACCGAGAAGGCCGCCGCCGGCTCGATCCCGCTGTCGACCTTGCGGGCCAAAGTCGATTACGGATTCGCCGAAGCCCGCACGCCCCAGGGGCACATCGGCGTCAAGGTATGGGTCCACCAGGGCGACTATCTGAAGATGGAGGCTGGCACCGATGGCCATGATGCCCAAGCGGGTCAAGTATCGAAAAAGCCAAAAAGGTCGCGTAAAAGGTAA
- the rpsS gene encoding 30S ribosomal protein S19 codes for MGRSLKKGPYVDERLLEKVEKAETSGARAPIRTWSRACTIVPEFIGKNFEVHNGKVFTKVYITEDMVGHKLGEFSPTRTFRGHGGKSKGKR; via the coding sequence ATGGGACGTTCGCTCAAAAAAGGCCCCTACGTCGACGAGCGGCTGCTGGAGAAGGTCGAAAAGGCCGAAACCAGCGGCGCCCGAGCACCGATCCGGACCTGGTCGCGTGCCTGCACCATCGTGCCGGAGTTCATCGGCAAGAACTTCGAGGTGCACAACGGCAAGGTCTTCACCAAAGTTTACATCACCGAGGACATGGTCGGGCACAAGCTCGGCGAGTTCTCCCCGACCCGCACCTTCCGGGGCCACGGCGGCAAATCGAAGGGCAAGCGTTAA
- the rpsQ gene encoding 30S ribosomal protein S17, with the protein MSEPTTTSPAKTPPSPRPRGRRKVEIGTVTSDKMDKTRRVEVSRLVPHPKYGKYQKHRTICYVHDEQNETRVGDLVEIVETRPLSKSKRWRLLRIVRKAPAHEEADARKAALDAQANAEPAPDQADA; encoded by the coding sequence ATGAGCGAGCCGACGACGACTTCCCCGGCCAAGACTCCGCCTTCCCCGCGGCCCCGCGGTCGGCGCAAGGTCGAGATCGGGACGGTCACCTCCGACAAGATGGACAAGACCCGACGAGTCGAGGTCTCTCGCCTCGTCCCGCACCCGAAGTACGGCAAGTACCAGAAACACCGGACCATCTGCTACGTCCACGACGAGCAGAACGAGACCCGCGTGGGCGACCTCGTCGAAATCGTCGAAACCCGGCCGCTCTCGAAGTCCAAGCGCTGGCGCCTGCTCCGCATCGTTCGCAAGGCTCCCGCCCACGAAGAGGCCGATGCCCGCAAGGCCGCCCTCGACGCCCAGGCGAATGCCGAACCGGCTCCCGATCAGGCTGACGCCTGA
- the rplD gene encoding 50S ribosomal protein L4, which translates to MLTVPIYNTSGEQVGEESIDPADFGGKINKQLLHDVVLMHLANRRVGTVNTRGRSDVAGSTKKMYRQKGTGNARMGSKRTNKRVGGGSAFARRNRDYSYRLPKKAVRLAIRMAVLSKFQDGQVLVLSGLDLGQTPKTKEVARILRSIRRPDLPAEAQPVDGESKRDALRRTLDGRKILIGTAEYDPLLYRGARNLPGVKVSPVAEFNTYDVLRQRYLVLTPEALASLKERAKEKIRRRPESELVTAAAAG; encoded by the coding sequence ATGCTGACCGTCCCCATCTACAACACGTCCGGCGAGCAGGTGGGCGAAGAGTCCATCGATCCGGCCGACTTCGGTGGCAAGATCAACAAGCAACTCTTGCACGATGTCGTCCTGATGCACCTGGCTAACCGCCGGGTCGGCACCGTCAACACCCGGGGCCGCTCCGACGTCGCCGGCTCGACCAAGAAAATGTACCGCCAGAAGGGCACCGGCAACGCCCGAATGGGCTCGAAGCGGACCAACAAGCGCGTGGGTGGCGGCTCGGCCTTCGCCCGTCGGAACCGCGACTACTCGTACCGATTGCCCAAGAAGGCCGTTCGCCTGGCGATCCGCATGGCCGTTCTGTCGAAATTCCAGGATGGCCAGGTTCTTGTCCTCTCGGGGCTCGACCTGGGCCAGACCCCGAAGACCAAGGAGGTCGCCCGCATCCTGCGGTCGATCCGACGCCCCGACCTCCCCGCCGAGGCCCAGCCGGTCGACGGCGAGTCGAAGCGCGACGCCCTGCGACGCACCCTCGACGGTCGCAAGATCCTCATCGGCACCGCCGAGTACGACCCCTTGCTCTACCGAGGGGCCCGGAACCTCCCCGGCGTCAAGGTCTCGCCGGTGGCCGAGTTCAACACCTACGACGTGCTCCGCCAACGCTACCTCGTCCTGACGCCCGAGGCCCTCGCCTCGCTCAAGGAACGGGCCAAGGAGAAAATCCGTCGTCGTCCCGAATCGGAACTCGTCACCGCCGCTGCGGCCGGCTGA
- the rplF gene encoding 50S ribosomal protein L6: MSRIGRQPVPVPDNVKINLAGSTIEVEGPKGKLSFTFREEMSVRYDADAKQVLVERPNDERPVKALHGLTRTLIANMIKGVTDGYTKRLEVVGVGYQAQLKGPNTVNLVVGYANQIQMTAPEGVTVTVPDATHIQITGADKQAVGEFAARVRRVRPPEPYKGKGIRYEGEQVRRKAGKAFGK, from the coding sequence ATGTCCCGAATCGGCCGCCAACCGGTCCCCGTCCCCGACAACGTCAAGATCAACCTCGCCGGCTCGACCATCGAGGTCGAAGGCCCCAAGGGGAAACTCTCGTTCACCTTCCGCGAGGAAATGAGCGTCCGCTACGATGCCGACGCCAAGCAGGTTCTGGTCGAACGCCCCAACGACGAACGCCCCGTCAAGGCCCTGCATGGCCTGACCCGCACCCTGATCGCCAACATGATCAAGGGGGTTACCGACGGCTACACCAAGCGCCTCGAGGTCGTCGGCGTCGGCTATCAGGCCCAGCTCAAGGGCCCGAACACGGTTAACCTGGTCGTCGGTTACGCCAACCAGATCCAGATGACGGCTCCTGAAGGCGTGACCGTCACCGTCCCCGACGCGACTCACATTCAGATCACCGGCGCCGACAAGCAAGCCGTGGGCGAGTTCGCCGCCCGCGTCCGACGGGTCCGGCCCCCCGAGCCCTACAAGGGCAAGGGAATTCGCTACGAAGGCGAACAGGTCCGCCGCAAGGCCGGTAAGGCGTTCGGTAAGTAA
- the rpsJ gene encoding 30S ribosomal protein S10, which translates to MSNERIRIRMEAYDHTILDQSAKDIVETAKRTEAIVHGPIPLPTRIERYTVLRSPHIDKKSREQFEIRTHKRLIDIVQPTNKTIDALNKLSLPAGVDIKIKAGPSGA; encoded by the coding sequence ATGAGCAACGAACGTATCCGGATCCGGATGGAAGCGTACGATCACACCATCTTGGATCAATCGGCCAAGGACATCGTCGAAACCGCCAAGCGGACCGAGGCGATCGTCCACGGACCGATCCCGCTGCCGACGCGTATCGAACGATACACCGTCTTGCGCAGTCCGCACATCGACAAGAAGTCGCGAGAGCAGTTCGAGATTCGCACGCACAAGCGGCTGATCGACATTGTGCAACCGACCAACAAAACGATCGACGCCCTGAACAAGCTCAGCTTGCCCGCGGGTGTTGATATCAAGATCAAGGCCGGGCCCTCCGGGGCCTGA
- the rplE gene encoding 50S ribosomal protein L5 has translation MARLFDEYQNTIASAMAEKFGITNVMAIPKIEKIVLNMGVGRATQDKAILDVAVDTMGRIAGQKPVVTKAKQSIAGFRLREGNEIGCKVTLRGPRMYEFLDRLINLVLPRIRDFRGVNPNSFDGNGNYTLGLTEQVVFPEIEADKISHTLGMDITLVTTTRNDDQARELLRAFGMPFRKPGQQRAG, from the coding sequence ATGGCTCGCCTGTTCGACGAATACCAGAACACCATCGCCTCGGCGATGGCCGAGAAGTTCGGCATCACCAATGTCATGGCGATCCCGAAAATCGAGAAGATCGTGCTGAACATGGGTGTCGGCCGCGCGACCCAGGATAAAGCCATCCTGGACGTGGCTGTCGACACCATGGGCCGAATCGCCGGTCAGAAGCCGGTCGTCACCAAGGCCAAGCAGTCGATCGCCGGCTTCCGCCTTCGAGAAGGCAACGAAATTGGCTGCAAGGTCACGCTTCGCGGGCCGCGGATGTACGAGTTCCTCGATCGCCTGATCAACCTCGTCCTCCCTCGCATCCGTGACTTTCGTGGCGTCAACCCGAACAGCTTCGACGGCAACGGCAACTACACCCTTGGCCTGACCGAACAGGTGGTCTTCCCTGAGATCGAGGCCGACAAGATCTCCCACACGCTCGGCATGGACATCACCCTCGTCACCACGACCCGCAACGACGATCAGGCCCGCGAACTGCTTCGCGCCTTCGGCATGCCCTTCCGCAAGCCCGGCCAGCAACGGGCCGGCTGA
- the rpmC gene encoding 50S ribosomal protein L29, whose protein sequence is MPKTKSADLHEKDDEQLTLMLKETQEQIFRLRVQSSTERLEAPSELLKAKRDIARIKTILRLRELKAESQAASS, encoded by the coding sequence ATGCCCAAGACCAAATCCGCCGACCTGCACGAAAAAGACGACGAGCAATTGACCTTGATGCTCAAGGAAACGCAGGAGCAAATCTTTCGGCTCCGCGTTCAGAGCTCGACCGAACGGCTCGAAGCCCCGAGTGAGCTGCTCAAGGCCAAGCGCGACATCGCCCGGATCAAGACCATCCTCCGCCTCCGAGAGCTGAAGGCCGAATCCCAGGCCGCGTCCTCCTGA
- the rplX gene encoding 50S ribosomal protein L24, with translation MKVRRDDEVVVMTGDDKGTRAKVLRVLPDKGKIIVEGVNLVYKHVKPSQRNPQGGRLSKEMPIDASNVLPYCPSCNGASRLGYRILDNGQKERYCKRCSGGLGTLGPPKPSRAKTKA, from the coding sequence ATGAAGGTCCGTAGAGATGACGAAGTCGTGGTCATGACCGGCGACGACAAGGGTACCCGCGCCAAGGTGCTCCGTGTCCTTCCCGACAAGGGAAAGATCATCGTCGAAGGGGTCAACCTCGTCTACAAGCACGTCAAGCCCAGCCAGCGCAACCCCCAGGGGGGCCGGCTCTCCAAGGAGATGCCGATCGACGCTTCGAACGTCCTGCCCTACTGCCCCTCCTGCAACGGTGCCAGCCGCCTCGGCTACCGGATTCTCGACAACGGCCAGAAAGAGCGCTACTGCAAGCGATGCTCGGGCGGTCTCGGAACTCTTGGCCCCCCGAAGCCTTCCCGGGCCAAGACCAAGGCCTGA
- the rpsH gene encoding 30S ribosomal protein S8: MMTDPIADMLTRIRNAVRIERSHVDMPHSNEKRGIAAALKDEGYIWDYEEIDTVPARTLRLNLKYGPNGEKVITKIDRVSKPGRRVYCGYRDLKPVQGGLGVHIVSTPKGILSDRRARAEKVGGEVLALVY, translated from the coding sequence ATGATGACCGACCCGATCGCCGACATGCTCACCCGGATCCGCAACGCCGTGCGGATCGAGCGCTCCCACGTCGACATGCCTCACTCCAACGAGAAGCGCGGCATCGCCGCCGCTCTGAAGGATGAAGGCTACATCTGGGACTACGAAGAGATCGACACCGTTCCGGCCCGCACGCTCCGCCTGAACCTCAAGTACGGCCCGAACGGCGAGAAGGTCATCACCAAGATCGACCGCGTCAGCAAGCCCGGCCGTCGGGTCTACTGCGGCTACCGCGACTTGAAGCCGGTCCAGGGCGGCCTGGGTGTCCACATCGTCAGCACGCCCAAGGGAATTCTGAGCGACCGCCGCGCCCGGGCCGAAAAGGTCGGCGGCGAGGTGCTGGCCCTGGTCTATTGA
- the rplW gene encoding 50S ribosomal protein L23, with the protein MVTLRRPPQYERPGPKLEPYQVILRPLITEKATQVAERHNAYTFEVHQMATKTEIKEAVETLFNVQVEDVRTQNRKSVTRRYRLKIGRTKNWKKAIVKLKDDYRIDFF; encoded by the coding sequence ATGGTCACCCTCCGCCGCCCCCCCCAGTACGAGCGGCCCGGCCCGAAGCTGGAGCCCTATCAGGTTATCCTGCGGCCCTTGATCACCGAGAAGGCCACCCAGGTTGCCGAGCGTCACAACGCCTACACGTTCGAAGTGCACCAGATGGCCACCAAGACCGAGATCAAGGAGGCTGTCGAAACCCTCTTCAACGTCCAGGTCGAGGACGTCCGCACCCAGAACCGCAAGTCGGTGACCCGTCGGTATCGCCTGAAGATCGGTCGAACCAAGAACTGGAAGAAGGCCATCGTCAAGCTGAAGGACGATTACCGGATCGACTTCTTCTAA
- the rplN gene encoding 50S ribosomal protein L14: MIQMQTRLDVADNSGAKEVMCFKVLGGSASRYKRRTAGLADVFIGSVKKATPGGDVKAGDVVRCVVVRTRFKTRRPDGSYVRFDRNACVLINKDNEPRGTRIFGAIARELRDKQFMKIVSLASEVV, encoded by the coding sequence ATGATCCAGATGCAAACCCGGCTCGACGTGGCCGACAACTCCGGTGCCAAGGAAGTCATGTGCTTCAAGGTGCTCGGCGGCTCCGCGTCGCGCTACAAACGACGCACCGCCGGCCTGGCCGATGTCTTCATCGGCAGCGTCAAGAAAGCGACCCCCGGCGGTGATGTCAAGGCCGGCGACGTCGTCCGCTGCGTCGTTGTCCGCACCCGATTCAAGACCCGACGGCCCGACGGCTCCTACGTCCGATTCGACCGCAACGCCTGCGTCCTGATCAACAAGGACAACGAGCCTCGCGGTACCCGAATCTTCGGCGCCATCGCCCGCGAACTGCGCGATAAGCAGTTCATGAAGATCGTTAGCCTGGCCTCCGAGGTCGTCTGA